In a single window of the Natronomonas salsuginis genome:
- the mdh gene encoding malate dehydrogenase, translating to MTKVSIIGAAGTVGAAAGYNIALRDIADELVFVDIPDQRETTIGQAADTNHGVAYDANTKIRQGEYEDTAGSDVVVITAGIPRQPGQTRIDLAGDNAPIMEDIGSSIDEYNDDYVSITTSNPVDLLNRHLYESSDRDRHSVIGFGGRLDSARFRYVLSERFDVPVRNVEATILGEHGDAQVPVFSKVRVDGTDPEFTDDGKAEILGDLQESAMDVIERKGATQWGPATGVAHMVEAVLRDTGEVLPGSIVLDGEFGYEDTAFGVPVKLGSGGVEEVVEWDLDAYETELMDEAAEKLTEQYRKIS from the coding sequence ATGACGAAGGTTAGCATTATCGGAGCCGCGGGGACCGTCGGCGCCGCTGCCGGCTACAATATCGCATTGCGCGACATCGCCGACGAGTTGGTGTTCGTCGACATTCCGGACCAGCGGGAGACGACCATCGGGCAAGCCGCCGACACGAACCACGGGGTCGCCTACGACGCCAACACGAAGATTCGACAGGGAGAGTACGAGGACACCGCCGGCTCTGACGTCGTCGTCATCACCGCCGGGATCCCACGCCAGCCGGGACAGACCCGGATCGATCTCGCGGGTGACAACGCGCCGATCATGGAGGACATCGGCTCGTCGATCGACGAGTACAACGACGACTACGTCTCGATCACGACCTCGAACCCAGTCGACCTGTTGAACCGACATCTCTACGAATCGAGCGACCGCGACCGCCACTCGGTCATCGGTTTCGGCGGCCGACTCGATTCGGCTCGGTTCCGATACGTCCTCTCGGAACGCTTCGACGTCCCCGTCAGAAACGTCGAGGCGACCATCCTCGGCGAGCACGGCGACGCGCAGGTGCCCGTCTTCTCGAAGGTCCGCGTCGACGGAACCGATCCCGAGTTCACCGACGACGGGAAAGCGGAGATCCTCGGTGACCTCCAAGAGTCAGCGATGGACGTCATCGAGCGGAAGGGCGCGACCCAGTGGGGCCCAGCGACCGGCGTCGCCCACATGGTCGAGGCGGTGCTGCGCGACACCGGCGAGGTGCTTCCAGGATCGATCGTCCTCGACGGCGAGTTCGGCTACGAGGACACCGCCTTCGGCGTGCCGGTCAAGCTCGGTTCCGGGGGCGTCGAGGAGGTCGTCGAGTGGGATCTCGACGCGTACGAGACCGAACTGATGGACGAGGCGGCCGAGAAGCTCACGGAGCAGTACCGAAAGATCAGCTAA